One part of the Mycobacterium lentiflavum genome encodes these proteins:
- a CDS encoding NAD(P)/FAD-dependent oxidoreductase encodes MTKKLVVLGAGIGGLTVIKELTESGVSLDDLDITVVDEDFSHFLGFTLPWVMRGWRNADSVPIRPSDSTLAGVRRVTGTVRAIDPATRSVTLADGSDIAFDALIIATGARNAIDNVPGLRDATQRGVAVHYYSTDAAAHAHEALQTFSGGKLVFLVTSQPYRCPVAPYEGAMLAADLLRDKGSREHANISVYSPEKQPMPSAGPFAGPELVALLNANDIEFFGEHAVADIDADARQIHFHNGANADFDLLVFIPPHEPAVTLDGPGWIEVDATTMQTQHPGVFAIGDTTVTTSPSGRSLPKAAIFAKNGAKAAALNALHYLGITDTDTALSGEGYCYLDTGGGASALGKGNFFALPHPAIHLSPPSEQLHHDKQDEERDWRAIWEHQPSKPGD; translated from the coding sequence ATGACGAAAAAGTTGGTCGTCCTCGGCGCCGGTATCGGCGGACTCACGGTCATCAAGGAACTCACCGAATCCGGTGTGTCTCTTGACGATCTCGACATCACCGTCGTCGATGAGGACTTCTCACATTTCCTGGGTTTCACCTTGCCATGGGTCATGCGCGGCTGGCGCAATGCTGACAGCGTGCCGATCCGACCCAGCGACAGCACATTGGCTGGAGTCCGCCGGGTGACCGGGACAGTCCGCGCCATCGACCCTGCGACACGCAGCGTTACCCTGGCCGACGGCAGCGACATCGCTTTTGACGCCTTGATCATCGCGACCGGCGCCCGCAACGCCATCGACAACGTCCCCGGACTGCGCGACGCGACCCAACGCGGCGTGGCGGTGCACTACTACAGCACAGACGCCGCCGCGCACGCACACGAAGCACTGCAGACATTCTCCGGCGGCAAACTGGTGTTCCTGGTCACCTCGCAGCCCTACCGCTGCCCCGTCGCCCCGTACGAAGGTGCGATGCTCGCCGCGGATCTACTGCGCGACAAGGGATCACGCGAGCATGCGAACATCTCGGTGTACAGCCCCGAAAAGCAACCGATGCCCTCAGCGGGACCCTTCGCCGGACCAGAACTCGTCGCCCTGCTCAACGCCAACGACATCGAATTCTTCGGCGAGCACGCCGTCGCCGATATCGACGCCGACGCCCGACAGATTCACTTCCATAACGGCGCAAATGCCGATTTCGACCTGCTCGTGTTCATACCTCCGCACGAACCCGCCGTGACACTGGACGGGCCGGGATGGATCGAGGTCGACGCCACCACCATGCAAACCCAACACCCCGGCGTTTTCGCGATCGGCGACACTACCGTCACCACCTCCCCGTCAGGACGATCGCTGCCCAAAGCCGCCATCTTCGCCAAAAACGGCGCCAAAGCCGCCGCCCTCAACGCCCTGCACTATCTCGGCATCACAGACACCGACACCGCATTGTCCGGCGAAGGCTACTGCTACCTCGACACCGGCGGTGGTGCATCAGCGCTGGGCAAAGGGAACTTCTTCGCCCTGCCGCACCCAGCCATCCATCTCAGCCCGCCCTCAGAACAGCTGCACCACGACAAACAGGACGAAGAACGCGACTGGCGGGCGATCTGGGAGCACCAACCGTCAAAGCCGGGTGACTAA
- a CDS encoding recombinase family protein, translating to MTSILGYARVSTTGQDLDGQLTALAAVGVDADRVFTDKLSGSAKTARPGLASMLDYARAGDTVVVTAIDRLGRSVAEVTRTIAELGERRILLRALREGIDTATSTGRAVAAIMATLAELELELGRERRAASRESRRARDLPATKPPKLSAERQQQLCRLAATGEPVAQLATAFGIGRATAYRYLGAAVQG from the coding sequence GTGACCTCGATTCTGGGCTATGCCCGTGTCAGCACTACCGGCCAGGACCTCGACGGGCAGCTGACCGCGCTTGCCGCCGTCGGCGTCGATGCCGACCGAGTGTTTACCGACAAACTTTCTGGGTCCGCCAAGACAGCCCGGCCAGGGCTGGCCTCCATGCTTGATTACGCCCGCGCCGGCGACACCGTCGTCGTCACCGCCATCGACCGACTCGGCCGCTCGGTCGCCGAAGTTACCCGCACCATCGCCGAACTCGGTGAGCGCCGAATCCTGTTGCGCGCCTTGCGCGAAGGCATCGACACCGCCACCTCGACCGGGCGCGCGGTCGCCGCCATTATGGCGACGTTGGCCGAGCTTGAGCTCGAGCTCGGCCGTGAACGCCGCGCCGCATCCCGTGAGTCCCGCCGCGCCCGGGACTTGCCGGCAACCAAACCACCCAAGCTGAGTGCTGAGCGACAACAGCAGCTGTGCCGTCTGGCGGCGACCGGGGAGCCGGTAGCCCAACTGGCTACGGCTTTTGGGATCGGGCGCGCGACTGCCTACCGCTACCTTGGTGCGGCGGTCCAAGGTTGA
- a CDS encoding ERCC4 domain-containing protein, whose protein sequence is MAELLIAVNPDDESRLRLLLRVPLAGGDLLFRTSGTWPREKALFAYPVPLEEWPEDPVIVERVPLRSCHRRGAAIDVIADRSRHNRSQLVFTQARGRDAVFWQSPRTRKQARPNVRTPTARAHGIEELAIVIDSHEQYAYRFPTQQVTTVKRALPCGDYGIVIDGQLVASVERKSLADLVASLTGGKLRYQVGELAALPRAAVVIEDRYSQLFKLDRVRPALIADGLAELQIRWPNVPVVFCETRQLAQEWTYRFLAAAHTWAVTEHAALQRISPATIDATELDQASVAPTPSTAEVRAWARSAGLPVPDRGRLRPEIWAAWHDANSPNRT, encoded by the coding sequence GTGGCGGAATTGCTGATCGCGGTCAATCCCGACGACGAGTCCCGGCTGCGGCTGTTGCTGCGTGTCCCGCTGGCTGGCGGTGACCTGCTTTTCCGCACGTCGGGGACTTGGCCGCGGGAGAAGGCCTTGTTCGCCTACCCGGTCCCGCTGGAGGAGTGGCCCGAGGATCCGGTAATCGTCGAACGAGTGCCACTGAGGTCGTGCCATCGGCGCGGCGCGGCGATCGACGTGATCGCCGACCGATCCCGGCACAACCGCTCCCAACTCGTGTTCACCCAGGCACGAGGCCGTGACGCGGTGTTTTGGCAGTCACCGCGCACCCGCAAGCAGGCCCGCCCGAACGTGCGCACCCCGACCGCCCGCGCCCACGGCATCGAGGAGTTGGCGATCGTGATCGACAGCCACGAGCAGTACGCCTACCGATTCCCCACCCAGCAGGTCACCACGGTGAAGCGGGCGCTACCGTGCGGGGACTACGGCATCGTCATCGACGGCCAGCTCGTGGCCAGCGTGGAGCGCAAATCGCTGGCCGATCTGGTCGCCAGCCTCACCGGCGGCAAGCTGCGCTACCAGGTCGGCGAGCTGGCCGCGCTCCCGCGGGCGGCGGTCGTGATCGAGGACCGCTACTCACAACTGTTCAAACTCGACCGGGTTCGCCCCGCTCTGATTGCTGACGGGCTCGCCGAGCTGCAGATCCGCTGGCCGAACGTGCCCGTCGTGTTCTGCGAGACCCGCCAGCTCGCCCAGGAATGGACCTACCGATTCCTGGCCGCCGCCCACACCTGGGCAGTCACCGAACATGCTGCACTGCAACGCATCTCACCGGCCACGATCGATGCCACAGAACTCGACCAGGCATCCGTCGCGCCGACACCGTCCACTGCGGAGGTCCGCGCCTGGGCCCGCAGCGCCGGGTTGCCGGTGCCCGATCGCGGGCGCCTGCGCCCCGAAATTTGGGCTGCCTGGCACGACGCCAACTCGCCCAACCGAACCTAA